One part of the Myxococcales bacterium genome encodes these proteins:
- a CDS encoding YchJ family protein has product MTLAESPSCPCGTGRSFELCCGRFVDGGAHPDTAEELMRSRYTAFARKNVDYLVATHHPPDGRHPDRRGISQFAARTRWHGLEVLSTEGGSREDNTGVVVFRATFDLDGTRSVMRERSLFRRVEGRWVYTHEEPETAATGSLTARTGRNAPCPCGSGKKYKRCCGG; this is encoded by the coding sequence TTGACCCTCGCAGAATCCCCCAGCTGCCCTTGCGGCACCGGCCGATCGTTCGAGCTCTGTTGCGGTCGCTTTGTCGACGGCGGAGCTCACCCGGACACGGCCGAAGAGCTGATGCGCTCCCGCTACACCGCCTTCGCGCGAAAGAACGTGGACTATCTCGTGGCAACCCATCACCCGCCGGACGGGCGGCACCCCGACCGCCGGGGTATCAGCCAGTTCGCGGCACGTACCCGCTGGCACGGGCTCGAGGTGCTGAGCACCGAAGGGGGGAGCCGCGAAGACAACACAGGGGTCGTCGTCTTTCGAGCCACCTTCGATCTGGATGGCACTCGATCGGTGATGCGTGAGCGATCTTTGTTTCGCCGTGTCGAGGGGCGCTGGGTCTACACCCACGAAGAGCCGGAGACAGCCGCGACCGGGTCCCTCACTGCACGCACAGGGCGCAACGCGCCTTGTCCCTGTGGCAGCGGCAAGAAGTACAAACGTTGTTGCGGCGGGTGA